In a single window of the Bactrocera dorsalis isolate Fly_Bdor chromosome 2, ASM2337382v1, whole genome shotgun sequence genome:
- the LOC105230897 gene encoding solute carrier family 22 member 13, whose translation MTPEFLKQHIQRNNSNNSIHSNQHTTTNYNNDNDSSRLSASLTSATTPPLTQAHNASLYMTRNDANSIGGYTPPASPAPPATPPPPRTPTLNAHVRSRILGEAALAQMPKATPTPPSTAGDIIGSVLGDFGIWQLRSVLILFLCKLPASWFMACIIYTAPEIKPPTQYHCDAAELTANQSVTANQCYVVNWSASVTSNGTSTGAMLSQKPCTQFVYEDNFYSFIMQYNLVCLREIFVAWTQYWHLFGVLVGGVIGTKAMLKLSPRTIYIIGAVLQIILGVVTGYSTDLTMHCIFRCLAAIGCAMMFTSAQAIFVDITGGRYRTGVIILYDTFWSLGVILLPGISSFFNNWSQLYLGITFPTVILLFLLQWTPEAPRWLLKNGNEHDVYRVERMIRKAVDINERTFLIPDDFRQQIEKLRETLRSQKPPATWLQLWRGPRAKHYMLAAHVALACYIVNYMGMLLNLRSFGRDYRVPNTIAMGVAEIVGCFIALHFAMKQGKKKFVYAGCFNIVAGLIGCLGWTFTHANLNPDFKVILWMIIALVPKVSVSCAQSLMQGCMAEVMPAHKKQPFAFSVVTFARIWLLSAPFINLLKKTDVALSLTFFAVLTVIGGISTCLLQPPRQKNTANLTLSEALGSDEANKKERSPLTATVWTVDGDTNNTRL comes from the exons ATGACTCCCGAATTCTTGAAGCAACACATTcaacgcaacaacagcaataacagcatACATAGCAATCAGCACACAACCACAAATTACAACAATGACAACGATAGCAGCCGGCTGTCAGCGTCACTAACATCCGCCACCACACCACCGCTCACACAAGCGCACAATGCCAGTCTATATATGACGCGCAATGATGCCAATAGTATAGGTGGTTACACGCCACCAGCAAGCCCAGCGCCACCAGccacaccaccaccaccacgcACACCGACGCTCAATGCCCACGTGCGCAGCAGAATACTCGGCGAGGCAGCGCTGGCACAAATGCCAAAAGCAACGCCAACACCACCCTCAACAGCCGGCGACATCATTGGCAGCGTGTTAGGCGATTTCGGTATTTGGCAGTTGCGTTCGGTGCTCATACTTTTTCTATGCAAATTACCCGCCTCTTGGTTCATGGCCTGCATAATTTACACAGCGCCCGAAATTAAACCGCCCACGCAGTATCACTGCGACGCGGCTGAGCTGACTGCGAATCAGTCGGTAACGGCGAATCAGTGCTACGTGGTGAATTGGAGCGCGAGCGTGACGTCGAATGGCACCTCGACGGGCGCGATGCTCTCGCAGAAGCCATGCACGCAATTCGTCTACGAAGACAACTTCTACTCGTTTATCATGCAGTACAATTTGGTGTGTCTGCGTGAGATATTCGTGGCCTGGACGCAGTACTGGCATCTGTTCGGCGTGTTGGTGGGCGGTGTCATCGGCACCAAAGCGATGTTGAA GCTCAGTCCGCGCACAATTTACATCATTGGCGCGGTGCTGCAGATTATACTGGGTGTGGTCACCGGCTATTCGACCGATCTAACCATGCACTGCATCTTTCGCTGTCTCGCAGCTATTGGCTGCGCGATGATGTTCACCTCGGCGCAGGCAATCT TTGTTGACATCACTGGCGGACGCTATCGCACCGGTGTCATCATACTCTACGACACATTTTGGTCGCTCGGCGTCATACTGCTGCCGGGCATTTCATCGTTCTTCAACAATTGGAGCCAACTCTACTTGGGTATTACATTCCCTACCGTGATTCTGCTATTTCTGCTGCAATGGACACCAGAAGCTCCGCGCTGGCTATTGAAGAATGGCAACGAACACGATGTCTACCGTGTGGAACGTATGATACGCAAGGCTGTGGACATAAATGAACGTACATTCCTCATACCCGACGATTTTCGTCAGCAAATCGAAAAGCTGCGCGAAACTCTGCGTTCCCAAAAACCGCCAGCCACTTGGCTGCAGCTGTGGCGCGGACCACGTGCCAAGCACTACATGCTGGCGGCGCACGTCGCACTCGCTTGCTACATTGTGAACTATATGGGCATGCTGTTGAATTTGCGCTCATTCGGACGCGACTATCGCGTGCCGAATACGATAGCAATGG GCGTGGCTGAGATCGTTGGTTGCTTCATTGCACTACACTTTGCCATGAAGCAGGGTAAGAAGAAATTCGTGTATGCTGGTTGCTTCAATATTGTCGCCGGTCTTATCGGTTGCCTCGGCTGGACCTTTACGCACGCGAACT TGAATCCCGACTTCAAAGTCATACTCTGGATGATCATCGCCCTGGTGCCGAAGGTCAGCGTCTCCTGTGCGCAGTCGCTAATGCAGGGTTGCATGGCCGAAGTAATGCCAGCCCATAAAAAGCAACCTTTTGCTTTCTCCGTCGTGACCTTTGCGCGCATTTGGCTGTTGAGCGCGCCATTCATCAATCTACTCAAAAAGACCGATGTCGCGCTTTCGCTTACATTTTTCGCCGTGTTAACGGTAATTGGTGGTATAAGCACCTGCTTGCTGCAGCCGCCTCGGCAGAAAAATACAGCTAATCTGACGTTGTCAGAGGCGCTCGGTAGCGATGAAGCGAATAAGAAAGAGCGTTCACCGTTAACCGCCACTGTTTGGACGGTCGATGGCGATACGAATAATACGCGCCTATAA